The segment GTGCCGCCCAGCGCCGGGATCAGGAGCAGAAGCGTTAGCCCGAGCGCAACGACGAGGGCCGAGATCGCGGCGCCCCGGCCCCTTCCGACGCGATCGCCCAGCCACCCGCCCCCGATGCTCCCGCCCATGCGGATAAAGCCGGTCATGCCGAAAATCACCGCCGCCGGCGCCATGCCGAAGCGCGCATCCACGAGATAGAGCTGAAGCTGGCTCAAGATGGTGTTGTTGTTGAAGCCGATGAAGAACACCAGCAGGCAGAGTCCCCAGAAGCTCGGGTTGCGCTTTATGGTAAGGAAGGTCGCCCGGACGCCCTTCGCCGCCTTCTGTTCGGCGCTTTCCTCGGCGGGCCGATCCCCCGGTGCCAGCGGCGTACCGTCGGGGGCCTGCCCGACGTCGGCGGGCCGATTGCGGAGGAAGAAGAAATTGAGGGGAAGGACGAGAAGGAGCATGGACGCTCCCATGATCAGATATGCGTGGCGCCAGCCCAAAAGTGATATCAGACGCTCGGCGATGGGAGAGAGGACGAGAACGCCGACGCCGATGCCCGCGAGCGCGATGCCCACCGCACGGCCGCGCTTGCGGACGAACCAGCGGGGAACGATGGCGCTCTGGATGGCGAACCCGGAGAGCGCGAGGCCGATGCCCGCAATGAGGCCGGTCAGCAGGTAGACGTGCCAGAGGGAGGACACGAAATAGCCGAGGGCCATCGCGCCGCCCACGAGCACCGTGCCGAGGGGAACGATGGCACGCGGGCCCTTTTTCTCCAACAGTGAGCCGAAATAAGGGGCGCTGAGAGCGTATGCGCCCAGCGCGAGGGCGTAGGCGCCGCTCAGCGCGCCCCGGCTCCAGCCGAATTCCTTGATGAGGGGAACCTGGAAGATTCCGAACGTAAAGCGCGCCGGAACGAGAACCGCCAACGTGATGAACGAAAGGGCGACAATGTACCATCCGTAATAAATCTTTCCGGGTGGGTTTTCGGCCGCGGCGTTTCCGGTGGTCATGATTTTCTCTGGCGTTTACGCAGAGAGAAGCCGGGGAAAGGCATGGCGCTTCTTTCTGGCAGGTAACGAAATTTGCAAAAGGTGTTTCTCTTTCATGCCATGTCCGAAGCGTTCGATCAAGCCGCGGACGCAGCCCGTACGATGAACCGCGGGAGAAAGGAAGGGAGCGGCAAACGGCCCGGGGGTGCAGCGATCAGGCGTTGCCGTAAACGCTTGATTCGAACCAATGATGAAAATTCTCAATCAGCGATTTGTGGTCTTTCTCCAGATTCGAGTACAGCCGCGCGTGTTCGATGGCCAGTGTCCCCAGGTCGGCGAGCGTCCGGACGAATTCGATTTCCTCTTCGGAAAAATTCCGCGGCGTTGCGGCGTAGAGACGCAGGGCGCCGACGATCTCATTCCGGGAAGTCATGGGAACCGACAACATGGAAACGATGCCCGCCGATCGCGCATTCTCGGGATATTCGATGCGCGGGTCGTTGGCCACATCGGGGATGTGGACCGTCTCTCCCTCCATGCAGGCGGAGAGACTGTGGTCCGCATGGAGCGGTCCCTTGGCCAGGTATTCCTCGCTCAGGCCCCAGGATGATGCGAGAAGGAGTTCGTTCGTTTTTTTGTTCACGAGACGCAGAGCGCACCCTTTTACTTCCATGGTTTCCGCCGTTGTGCGCGCGATATAACGGAGTACTTCACCGAAACCGAGCGTTGAGGTGAGTTCCGAGGAGATTTTCCGGATGACCTTCAAGCACTCATGAGAATTGTCTGGCTGCGGCATGGCGCTTCCTCCTCTGCCCCCCGCCCCGGAGCAGTGATCGAGGTGGGCACTTCGCCCGCGCCGGGTCCAAACGGGAGGTGAACGAATCGTACCATGATGTCCGGTTCGATTCTTCCGGGAAGGGTGGCTTGGTCCATAAGTGAAACAAAAATAGATAGTTAGATTATCCCTCCCAGAACGCCATCGCGCTCTGGAAATGGATGTCCACGGTGTCCTCGGGGTTGGCCGCGTAGCCGCCGCCCAGGGTGCCGGCCACGGGGATGCCGCGCTGTCTGCATTCGCCGAGGACAATTTCGTCCCGCTCCCGGAGCCCCTTTTTCGAGAGCTTCAGGCTTCCCAGCTGATCGCCCGCGAAGGGGTCGGCCCCCGCCTGGTAGATGACCAGGTCGGGCTTGTGGTTCTCCAGAATCCAGGGCACGTGCTTGCGGATGTGCGGGAGATAGATTGCGTCGTCAGTCAGATCGGAGAGGCCGATATCGAGATCGCTTTTCCGTTTGAGGGGGTAGATGTTTTCCTGGTGGATCGAAAATGTGAAAACCGATTCCTCGCCTCGGAAGATGAAAGCCGTTCCGTTCCCCTGGTGGAGATCGCAATCAATGACGGCGGCGCGCCGGATCAGCCCCTCGCTTTGAAGGGTCCGCACGGCCACGGCGAGATCGTTGATGTAGCAAAAGCCCTCTGCGCGGTCGGGAAACGCGTGATGGAAACCCCCCGTCAGGTTCATTGCCCGGCCGGACGAAAGGGCCTCCCGCGCCGCCTGAATGGTTCCCCCCGTCGCAAGGAAGCTCGCGCAGGCAATCTCCTCGGTCAGCGGGAGCTCGCTCGGCAAAGTCCGGGCGGTGTGAACCGCCCTTTCGAGATCGCCGATGTACTCCCGCGCGTGAACGAGGCAAAGCTCCTCGGGAGTTGCCGCGCGCGGCTCCGCGAATTCACTTTCCGGCACCCCGGCCTCCCGAAGGCGCTCGTAGGTTTTCCGGTACTTGTGGGCCTGAAGAACGTGCGTCCCGATGTCCGCGAAATAGTCGGGATGATAAACGAAGCAGGGCATCTCGTTTATTCTCCCTCCGAGGGACGCTTCTCCCGCGGGGAGATGTAGGTGCCGGCGGGGAGACCCGTCACCCGGAGCGCGCGCGTTTTGACGAGCGCGTGCACCTCGGTGCCGATCTTCAGCCCGAGATCGCGCACGGCGTCCTCGGTGACCTCGGCCATGATTTTCTGTCCCACGTCCACCTCCACCACCGTCCGGGAGGACATGCGGTGAAGGCCCGCCACCCGCCCCGGCCAGATGTTCCGCGTGCTGATCTTGGGAATCTTCCCTGTGGCGAGAATCACTTCATCCGCCCGAAGGGTCACCACCGCCCGGCTGCCCAGCTCTTGCTGTTCGAGCGGCACGTGAATCTCCAGTCCCTCGGCCTGCACGACGGCGAAGCCCGAGGAGCGGTCCACCGCGATGACATCCCCGCGCAAAATGGTTTCGATCGGACCCGCGCCTGCCATCTCCCCGGCCTCCTCGAATAATTCGAACGGACTTCCCGTTTTCGCCACGTGGCTTTTCTTGATGCCGTTTTCCTCGCGGCACGCGATCAGCGCCATCCGATCGACCAGGGCGGCCAGATCCGAGAAAGAGTGGCTGACGTAGATGAGACGGATGTTCAGTTTCCGCTTTATGCGGATGAGGTAGGCCAGTATCCGGTCGCGCAGCATGCGGTCGAGGCCGGCGAGCGGCTCATCCAGCACCAGGAGAGATGGAGAGGTGAGCAGGGCCCTTCCGATGGCCACGCGCCTCGCCTCGCCGCCCGAGAGATGATCCGCCCGCTTGGAGAGAAGCGGTTCCAGCCCGAGAAGGTCGGCAACCTCGCCCAGATGCAGCTGCCGCTCCCTCGCCGGGATGCGGCGATAGCCGAAGAGCAGATTTCCCAGAACGTCGAGATGGGGGAACAGAAGATTGCTCTGAAACACCATGCCCACGCGCCGCCGC is part of the bacterium genome and harbors:
- a CDS encoding MFS transporter; translated protein: MTTGNAAAENPPGKIYYGWYIVALSFITLAVLVPARFTFGIFQVPLIKEFGWSRGALSGAYALALGAYALSAPYFGSLLEKKGPRAIVPLGTVLVGGAMALGYFVSSLWHVYLLTGLIAGIGLALSGFAIQSAIVPRWFVRKRGRAVGIALAGIGVGVLVLSPIAERLISLLGWRHAYLIMGASMLLLVLPLNFFFLRNRPADVGQAPDGTPLAPGDRPAEESAEQKAAKGVRATFLTIKRNPSFWGLCLLVFFIGFNNNTILSQLQLYLVDARFGMAPAAVIFGMTGFIRMGGSIGGGWLGDRVGRGRGAAISALVVALGLTLLLLIPALGGTLLAGYLFAVVYGLGNGSMTACYSALAGDCFEGATYGTIIGFMEICYGFGGVIGPLFAGFMFDYTGSYFIPFSAIILFMIAAVFISLWLQKAASARLAATHE
- a CDS encoding GAF domain-containing protein, which translates into the protein MPQPDNSHECLKVIRKISSELTSTLGFGEVLRYIARTTAETMEVKGCALRLVNKKTNELLLASSWGLSEEYLAKGPLHADHSLSACMEGETVHIPDVANDPRIEYPENARSAGIVSMLSVPMTSRNEIVGALRLYAATPRNFSEEEIEFVRTLADLGTLAIEHARLYSNLEKDHKSLIENFHHWFESSVYGNA
- a CDS encoding histone deacetylase, translating into MPCFVYHPDYFADIGTHVLQAHKYRKTYERLREAGVPESEFAEPRAATPEELCLVHAREYIGDLERAVHTARTLPSELPLTEEIACASFLATGGTIQAAREALSSGRAMNLTGGFHHAFPDRAEGFCYINDLAVAVRTLQSEGLIRRAAVIDCDLHQGNGTAFIFRGEESVFTFSIHQENIYPLKRKSDLDIGLSDLTDDAIYLPHIRKHVPWILENHKPDLVIYQAGADPFAGDQLGSLKLSKKGLRERDEIVLGECRQRGIPVAGTLGGGYAANPEDTVDIHFQSAMAFWEG
- the modC gene encoding molybdenum ABC transporter ATP-binding protein, which produces MIDLSFEVRRGNFHLDVQLKSDARATGLFGPSGCGKTTILHAICGFLAPRSGHIFVNGIAYWNAQTRTSLPPERRRVGMVFQSNLLFPHLDVLGNLLFGYRRIPARERQLHLGEVADLLGLEPLLSKRADHLSGGEARRVAIGRALLTSPSLLVLDEPLAGLDRMLRDRILAYLIRIKRKLNIRLIYVSHSFSDLAALVDRMALIACREENGIKKSHVAKTGSPFELFEEAGEMAGAGPIETILRGDVIAVDRSSGFAVVQAEGLEIHVPLEQQELGSRAVVTLRADEVILATGKIPKISTRNIWPGRVAGLHRMSSRTVVEVDVGQKIMAEVTEDAVRDLGLKIGTEVHALVKTRALRVTGLPAGTYISPREKRPSEGE